From a region of the Procambarus clarkii isolate CNS0578487 chromosome 18, FALCON_Pclarkii_2.0, whole genome shotgun sequence genome:
- the LOC123754438 gene encoding cyclin-Q, whose product MMNSSSKGQTNNAKTPLFQINLLEREYVNPSVDYTKNYNHFAGARFVIECGIKLKASVLTIATAATYYHKFYTVATLEDYDPYLIGSTCIYLASKVEDDDIKIRDIINVGISCVRRGEPPLSLDPYFTMRDSLIQAELLLMRVLGFKMKVDLPHRYLLHYLLSLKDWLGEKTFNNVPIVHLTWTITQDIYHSSMVLKYSPQLLAAAILNIVLQVYGIVVPGDDEINNHSWFTVLHPDCTNTDVWDLTTKILAIYQEEDDLVLCT is encoded by the coding sequence ATGATGAATTCCTCATCCAAAGGCCAAACTAATAATGCTAAGACACCATTATTTCAAATAAATCTACTTGAGAGGGAGTATGTTAACCCTTCTGTTGACTACACCAAGAATTACAATCACTTCGCAGGAGCACGTTTTGTTATTGAATGTGGCATCAAACTAAAGGCCAGTGTGTTGACCATAGCTACAGCTGCTACATATTACCACAAATTCTATACGGTTGCCACGCTGGAGGATTATGACCCATATCTCATTGGTTCTACGTGCATCTATTTAGCTTCTAAGGTGGAAGACGACGATATTAAGATAAGGGACATAATTAATGTTGGAATTAGTTGTGTGCGCCGAGGAGAGCCCCCTCTCTCCCTGGACCCTTATTTCACTATGCGGGACTCACTTATTCAAGCAGAACTGCTTCTGATGCGCGTTTTAGGTTTCAAGATGAAAGTAGATCTACCACACCGTTATTTACTTCACTACTTGCTTTCCTTGAAGGATTGGTTAGGTGAGAAAACTTTCAACAATGTACCAATTGTCCACTTGACCTGGACCATAACACAAGACATTTATCATTCTTCAATGGTCTTAAAGTATTCACCTCAGTTGTTGGCAGCAGCAATTCTAAACATAGTGCTGCAGGTGTATGGAATAGTGGTGCCAGGAGATGACGAGATAAACAACCACTCCTGGTTCACTGTCCTACACCCAGACTGTACAAATACAGATGTATGGGACTTGACTACCAAGATCCTTGCCATTTATCAAGAGGAGGACGACCTTGTGTTGTGCACATGA